In a single window of the Drosophila subpulchrella strain 33 F10 #4 breed RU33 chromosome X, RU_Dsub_v1.1 Primary Assembly, whole genome shotgun sequence genome:
- the LOC119557017 gene encoding uncharacterized protein LOC119557017 isoform X2: protein MSHQQHVLSEATTLRLINGLVATGSATPLAVQPPTTAQADVNCSPEMALAAANPAVLPLASGTPTASMAALEISSARQRMLPPITRRPSQESVHSANENGNSCRICRWNRSDMEIIKCPCNCKGSVGFIHLKCLKRWIMHRRDNRCEICNAVFDISEERVSLKQMVRTFCCGRCCGLIVKHLLFSASLMPLAHIILQQVLQCMDNLNQGSTEQLTVQEVFVASCALLTSSALFFHFFEFVTTRCLLIRNILRHWWMFGSTSDFALVEIEDDSIDLF, encoded by the exons ATGTCGCATCAACAGCACGTTCTTTCGGAGGCAACCACCCTCCGCCTGATAAATGGTTTGGTGGCCACCGGCAGTGCCACGCCCCTTGCCGTCCAGCCGCCCACGACAGCACAAGCGGATGTTAATTGTTCACCGGAAATGGCATTGGCTGCCGCTAATCCGGCGGTTCTTCCGCTAGCCAGTGGCACGCCCACCGCCTCAATGGCCGCCCTTGAAATATCCTCGGCTCGACAACGGATGCTGCCACCGATAACCCGACGTCCTTCACAGGAGAGCGTCCATTCGGCGAACGAGAATGGCAACTCGTGCCGCATTTGCCGCTGGAACCGCAGCGACATGGAGATCATCAAATGTCCGTGCAATTGCAAGGGCAGCGTG GGCTTCATCCACCTCAAGTGCCTGAAACGCTGGATCATGCACCGGCGGGATAATCGCTGCGAGATCTGCAATGCGGTCTTCGACATCTCGGAGGAGCGGGTCAGCCTGAAGCAGATGGTGCGGACCTTCTGCTGCGGTCGCTGTTGCGGACTGATTGTTAAGCACCTACTGTTTAGCGCCTCACTGATGCCACTGGCCCACATCATTCTGCAGCAG GTCCTGCAGTGCATGGATAACCTCAACCAGGGCAGCACCGAGCAGCTCACCGTCCAGGAGGTGTTTGTCGCCTCCTGCGCCCTGCTCACCTCCAGTGCCCTGTTCTTCCACTTCTTCGAGTTCGTCACCACGCGCTGCCTGCTCATCCGGAACATCCTGCGCCACTGGTGGATGTTCGGCAGCACCTCCGACTTTGCCCTGGTGGAGATCGAGGACGACTCCATCGATCTCTTTTGA
- the LOC119557017 gene encoding uncharacterized protein LOC119557017 isoform X1: MSHQQHVLSEATTLRLINGLVATGSATPLAVQPPTTAQADVNCSPEMALAAANPAVLPLASGTPTASMAALEISSARQRMLPPITRRPSQESVHSANENGNSCRICRWNRSDMEIIKCPCNCKGSVVTFAGLHPPQVPETLDHAPAG; this comes from the exons ATGTCGCATCAACAGCACGTTCTTTCGGAGGCAACCACCCTCCGCCTGATAAATGGTTTGGTGGCCACCGGCAGTGCCACGCCCCTTGCCGTCCAGCCGCCCACGACAGCACAAGCGGATGTTAATTGTTCACCGGAAATGGCATTGGCTGCCGCTAATCCGGCGGTTCTTCCGCTAGCCAGTGGCACGCCCACCGCCTCAATGGCCGCCCTTGAAATATCCTCGGCTCGACAACGGATGCTGCCACCGATAACCCGACGTCCTTCACAGGAGAGCGTCCATTCGGCGAACGAGAATGGCAACTCGTGCCGCATTTGCCGCTGGAACCGCAGCGACATGGAGATCATCAAATGTCCGTGCAATTGCAAGGGCAGCGTG GTGACCTTTGCAGGGCTTCATCCACCTCAAGTGCCTGAAACGCTGGATCATGCACCGGCGGGATAA
- the LOC119557049 gene encoding amyloid protein-binding protein 2, producing MAGQQLAALNINPNPSPSNSPKSLYDLSLQCLIGSMNTKVPALDRISRLAELPRNLLIDVYEMMSQQESLKDTLLEELVKLEVFSRLVRYSAARSKLLRIMASLMASKKMLASRLSENYVSRYGVPGQEEEEVPLLKAEKISQDQAALENRSSDLDQLLIYDIQTGASISPSSSSFERPSQCMSIQEPQSPVPSLAELTLYNKAAVEELPAEELRAIDLGLRLGSFLSEAGWMQESITVLACLNGRLKHLPPHKHWLEMRLDCLQRLLYAESAHCNFKLAQRTYDELVGLNKSIHSRVPGQLVAIAYTQISAMYFARNEYNYSHIWSGLAMQHLRGSAPPRIIIDVLRQAAKACVVKRDFARANLLICQAVRRAREHFGLTHQKYGDALLDYGFFLLNVDSVFQSVNVYKEALAVRRGIFGNMNFHVAIAHEDLSYAYYVHEYSTGDFSCAQDHVDKAVNIMKNLVPSNHLMLASAKRVKALLLEEIALDKMADGMDEEDLLLQSEELHNFALLLSLEVFGEVNVQTAKHYGNLGRLYQTMNRFEEAERMHQKAIKIKTDLLGAFDYEVGLSIGHLASLYNYQMKKYRDAEKLYLRSIDISLRLFGHSYSGLEYDYLGLCHVYETLHDFEKYLRYAHTLENWQMLRGQNLTQNKSSYPAIEVDYSIEEVRSKFFNMCVCKNSPTRSAPVESDASPN from the exons ATGGCTGGCCAACAGCTCGCGGCCCTAAATATAAATCCAAATCCAAGTCCCAGCAACTCCCCGAAATCCCTATACGACCTATCGCTGCAGTGCCTCATCGGGAGTATGAACACCAAGGTCCCGGCGCTGGACAGGATTAGCCGCCTGGCGGAACTGCCGCGCAACCTGCTCATCGATGTCTACGAAATG ATGTCGCAGCAGGAGTCCTTGAAGGACACACTGCTGGAGGAGCTTGTCAAGCTGGAGGTGTTCTCGCGACTCGTTCGCTACTCTGCTGCCCGCAGCAAGTTGCTGCGCATAATGGCCTCACTGATGGCCAGCAAAAAGATGCTGGCCAGCCGCCTTAGCGAAAACTATGTGTCGCGCTATGGAGTCCCCGGACAGGAGGAAGAGGAAGTGCCACTGTTGAAGGCGGAAAAGATTAGCCAGGATCAGGCAGCATTGGAGAACCGCTCCTCGGATCTAGACCAGCTGCTTATCTATGATATACAGACGGGCGCCAGCATTAGTCCCAGTTCCAGTTCTTTCGAGCGCCCTTCCCAATGCATGTCCATACAGGAACCCCAATCCCCGGTGCCATCCCTGGCCGAACTCACGCTGTATAACAAGGCTGCCGTCGAGGAGTTGCCCGCCGAGGAGTTGCGGGCCATCGACCTGGGCCTGCGCCTCGGATCGTTCCTCTCGGAGGCCGGGTGGATGCAGGAGAGCATTACCGTTCTGGCATGCCTCAATGGAAGACTGAAGCACCTGCCGCCCCACAAACACTGGCTGGAGATGCGTCTCGACTGCCTGCAGCg CCTCCTATACGCTGAATCGGCCCATTGCAATTTCAAGCTGGCCCAGCGCACCTATGACGAACTGGTCGGCCTCAACAAATCGATCCATAGCCGTGTGCCTGGCCAGCTGGTGGCCATAGCCTATACCCAGATTTCGGCCATGTACTTTGCCCGCAACGAGTACAACTACAGCCATATATGGAGCGGTCTGGCCATGCAACACCTGAGGGGATCTGCGCCACCGCG TATCATCATCGATGTTCTGCGACAGGCGGCCAAGGCCTGTGTCGTCAAGAGGGACTTTGCTCGGGCCAATCTGCTCATCTGCCAGGCGGTGCGTCGCGCTCG CGAACATTTTGGACTTACGCATCAGAAGTACGGCGATGCCTTGCTGGACTACGGATTTTTCCTACTCAACGTGGACTCTGTGTTCCAGTCGGTCAACGTGTACAAGGAAGCGCTGGCCGTGCGTCGCGGCATCTTTGGCAACATGAACTTCCACGTGGCCATTGCCCACGAGGACTTGTCGTACGCCTACTATGTACACGAGTACAGCACGGGTGACTTTAGCTGTGCTCAGGATCACGTGGACAAGGCTGTGAACATAATGAAGAATCTGGTGCCCAGCAATCACCTAATGTTGGCCTCGGCGAAGCGCGTAAAGGCGCTGCTGCTGGAGGAGATTGCGTTGGACAAGATGGCCGATGGCATGGATGAGGAGGATCTGCTGCTGCAGTCCGAGGAGCTGCACAATTTCGCCCTGCTCCTATCCCTTGAAGTGTTCGGCGAGGTGAATGTGCAGACGGCGAAGCACTATGGAAATCTGGGGCGTCTATACCAAACGATGAACCGCTTTGAGGAGGCGGAACGTATGCACCAAAAGGCAATCAAAATCAAGACTGATCTGCTAGGTGCCTTCGACTACGAGGTGGGCTTGTCCATCGGCCACTTGGCTTCACTGTATAACTACCAGATGAAGAAGTACCGAGATGCCGAGAAGCTCTACCTGCGCAGCATTGACATAA GCCTGCGTCTGTTTGGTCACTCGTACTCGGGCCTGGAGTACGATTACCTGGGTCTGTGCCACGTCTACGAAACGCTGCACGACTTTGAGAAGTATTTGAGGTATGCGCACACACTGGAGAACTGGCAGATGCTGCGTGGCCAGAATCTAACTCAAAAT AAGTCCAGCTACCCCGCCATCGAGGTGGACTATTCCATCGAGGAAGTCAGAAGCAAGTTCTTCAACATGTGTGTCTGCAAGAACAGTCCGACTCGTTCGGCGCCAGTGGAATCAGACGCGAGTCCCAACTGA
- the LOC119556570 gene encoding anaphase-promoting complex subunit 7, translated as MENALFANVKKLYDHKLYECVIPVAKLLRTVLRNDRNVATLELEYQVQLYLVNSLFKERHLRSASRHFEDIFHQRRLMQRHKNACLVAIESAYPEFGDVELRRRAAECYREIGNPGLAVATLLQVPVKSRTPRINLMLARMHHHSFGLGHTKKSESLPSYKEVVRECPMALPVIQDLLELGVDGNEVNSLVMHAATVPGNFDWLSTWIKALAQMFDCKHQDAARTFQRLQDSTLLRCNEELMMALGRCLYYDGNYSRAEQLFSATVSASPDNIEAIGLLAVVRGQHPSDSGQDMDRLYAQVTSEPKYSPSHWFVHGQAMYDSGKFERGLSFVEQCLQAEPRHQEALILRGRLLIALERHKEAVEAFRTGQTVAPYRFEVYRGLFQSYLAAKRFKEAHAMCNWTLRVFQNSPRGLAMFGRTLFLSQDPMIRKTARKFAEKSLKVDPNYTPAVTLMADICQFEGSPKASIKLLEDHVSLFPQASLFTNLADMLRSQKEPIRALEYYYKALGKNPKCERTLRGISLLKSCNSFIESLVLNDSGPIKVDGQQSSNGPIATPCGTPNLEWLAADSRETSSSPAARSGQDVEGEADGSVWHDVDAEMVSMNYDGH; from the exons ATGGAGAATGCGCTTTTCGCGAATGTTAAGAAGCTCTACGATCACAAGCTTTACGAGTGCGTGATTCCAGTG GCCAAATTGCTGAGGACGGTGCTGAGGAACGATCGCAATGTGGCCACCTTGGAGCTGGAGTACCAGGTGCAGCTGTATCTGGTCAACTCGCTGTTCAAGGAGCGGCATCTGCGCTCCGCATCGCGGCACTTCGAGGACATCTTTCACCAGCGGCGCCTCATGCAGCGCCACAAGAACGCCTGCCTGGTGGCCATCGAGAGTGCCTATCCGGAGTTCGGGGACGTGGAGCTGCGCCGCCGTGCGGCCGAATGCTATCGTGAGATCGGGAATCCTGGCCTGGCCGTGGCCACCCTGCTCCAGGTGCCCGTCAAGTCGCGCACCCCGCGGATCAACCTCATGCTGGCCCGGATGCATCACCACTCGTTTGGACTGGGGCACACCAAGAAGTCGGAGTCGCTGCCCTCCTACAAGGAGGTCGTCCGCGAGTGCCCCATGGCTCTGCCGGTGATCCAGGATCTGCTGGAACTGGGCGTGGACGGCAACGAGGTCAACTCGCTGGTGATGCACG CTGCCACGGTGCCCGGCAACTTCGACTGGCTGAGCACCTGGATCAAGGCCCTTGCCCAAATGTTCGACTGCAAGCACCAGGATGCGGCTCGCACCTTCCAGAGGCTGCAGGACAGCACCCTGCTGCGCTGCAACGAGGAGCTGATGATGGCGCTGGGCAGATGCCTCTACTACGACGGCAACTACTCCCGGGCGGAGCAACTGTTCTCGGCGACGGTCAGTGCCAGTCCGGATAACATCGAGGCCATTGGTCTGCTGGCCGTTGTCCGAGGTCAACATCCCAGCGACAGTGGCCAGGATATGGATCGCCTGTACGCCCAGGTGACATCCGAGCCGAAGTACAGTCCAAGCCATTGGTTTGTTCACGGCCAGGCCATGTACGATTCGGGTAAATTCGAGCGCGGTCTGAGCTTCGTGGAGCAGTGCCTGCAGGCGGAGCCTCGTCACCAGGAGGCTCTCATCCTGCGCGGTCGCCTGCTCATCGCCCTGGAGCGGCACAAGGAGGCGGTGGAGGCATTTCGCACGGGCCAAACTGTGGCCCCATATCGATTCGAGGTCTACCGAGGCCTGTTCCAGAGCTATTTGGCCGCCAAGCGGTTCAAGGAGGCACATGCCATGTGCAACTGGACGCTACGTGTCTTCCAGAACTCGCCCAGGGGCCTTGCG ATGTTTGGCCGCACTTTGTTCCTCTCACAGGATCCAATGATCAGGAAGACGGCCCGCAAGTTTGCCGAGAAGTCGCTGAAGGTCGATCCCAACTACACGCCAGCGGTCACCTTGATGGCCGACATCTGCCAGTTTGAGGGCTCACCCAAGGCCTCCATCAAGCTGCTGGAGGACCATGTCTCCCTCTTCCCGCAGGCCAGTCTCTTTACGAATCTGGCAGACATGCTGCGCAGTCAGAAGGAGCCCATCAGGGCACTGGAGTATTACTACAAGGCTTTGGG TAAGAATCCCAAATGCGAGCGCACCCTGCGGGGCATTAGTTTGCTGAAGAGCTGCAACTCGTTCATCGAATCTCTGGTTTTGAACGACAGTGGCCCCATCAAGGTGGATGGTCAGCAGTCCTCCAACGGACCAATAGCCACGCCCTGCGGCACACCGAATCTGGAGTGGCTGGCTGCGGATTCCCGAGAGACATCCTCCTCGCCGGCCGCCAGATCTGGCCAGGATGTCGAGGGCGAGGCTGATGGCTCCGTTTGGCACGACGTCGACGCGGAAATGGTTAGCATGAACTATGACGGCCATTAA